The DNA segment AAGACTTTTGGTTGTAAATAACCGGTAGAGTATTCCTGCTTTGGCAATTGTTGGAGGTATTTTGTTAACGGCTTTTTACCTACTGGCACTGGTATAATTTTAGGCGTTTTACCAGTGACTCGACTTAAGCCGCGACACACAGCCATGTATTCAGAACCTTGTGGCACAAGAATTGTGTTGATAGTCAAGTCGCTTCGCTCCAATTCAAAATTCAAAATTCAAAATTCAAAATTAAAGACAATTAGTGGGAGCTTGTTGGCGTAGCCTTGCCGCAGGCTATTTTGCATTTTGAATTCAAAAAAGGCCATTAGTCAGTTGTCAATAGTTTACCCTTACACCCCTGCTCTGTACTCCGCTTACTCTTCGACTCGCAAAGTGTCAAGGATTACTGTAGCATGACAATTAAATGTGTCTTCCGCCTGATGAATTTCCAAGATGGTAAAGCTAACTAGCTCAAAATCGGCACGACAACGCTTCAATTTTTCCCGATGGGCAATTGAGTATTCGTGGCTGACTGTCAGTTTTTGGATTGCCGTAGCGGTAGCTGGCGCGCTGGCTTTCAGTTCCCTTAAGTATGCTTTGTTTCCAGACATTACCTTTCCGGTAGTGGTGGTAAATGCTACGGCTCCTCTGAAAACTGCCGTGGATACTGAAGCAAAGCTTACCATACCTATAGAAGAGAGTCTGCGTTCTTTAGAAGGACTAGATAATCTCCGCTCATCTAGCTATCCTGGTCAGGCTGCTGTGAGTCTGGCTTTTAGTGTAGGAACAAATCTCGAAACTTCCACTAGTAAGGTCGAAGCAGCACTCAAGCAGTTAAACCTTCCTCAAGGCGCAAGTTACAAAACTATTCCCTTGAACTTGAATGAGTCTGCTGCTGTGAGTTATGCCATTGAGAGTAATTCTCGGAATCTGGCAGATTTAACAAAGTTAGCTCAAGACCAGATTACACCAGCGATCGCTAAGTTACCAGGAGTCCTCAAAGTGTCGCTGTTGGGCGCTCCGACTGCCTCACCACCCCTGAATGCTGCCAGTGATAGCCTTGCGGCTCTTAGTCAAGGTGCAGGCACTCTAGTCAGGTTCAATGGTCAATCAGCATTGGCATTTCAAGTAATTAAACGTGGTAACGCTAACACCTTAGAAGTTGTTAGTCGAGTCGAACAAGAAGTGCAGAAGCTCCGTGCTAATCTCCAAGATGTCAAACTTACCTTAGCCGCGACTCAAGCAGAATATATCCGCCAGGCCACTAAGTCAACCATAGATGCCCTCATAGAGGCGATCATCTTGTCCATTGTGGTGATTTATCCCTTTTTATGGAATTGGCGGGCAACTTTTATCTCCGCATTGGCTATTCCTACATCCTTGCTGGCGACATTTATCGTGATGGCGATTTTTGGCTTCAATCTAGAAACCATTACCTTACTGGCTCTAGCATTAGTCATTGGGAGTGTAATTGATGATGCCATCCTTGATGTAGAAAATATCTTACGGCACATTGAAGAAGGCGAAACCCCCCGCCAAGCTGCTCACTCAGCCACAGACGAAATTGGTTTGGCCGTCGTCGCCACTACCGCCGCCGCCGTAGCAGTATTCTTACCCATCGGTTTGATGGGTGGAGTAGTTGGGCAATTCTTCAAGCCTTTTGGAATCACGGTTTCGGCTTCCTATATAGCTTCTACCTTGGTTGCTCGTACCCTATCACCAGTTTTGGCTACCTATTGGCTAAAACCTGCCACACAAACTTCTCAACGAAGTGAAGCCAATATCTGGGGAAAATTTACCCAATTTTATCGAAACTTACTCAACTGGTCTTTAAATCACCGCAAAACAGTCATCACCTTAGCCGTACTCAGTTTTGTTGCTGGTATAGCATTAATACCATTCATCCCAAAAGGCTTTATTCCCAAACTAGACCGGGGTGAATTCAACATCACCTACACCGCACCCTTACCCAAAATCCCAGACTTGGCAGCTTTACAACTACAAGCAGGAGCAGGACAAAGAAGTAATATTACCCAGTCCCCAATCCCCAATCCCCAATCCCCAATCCCCAATCCCCTCAACGACTCTCTAGAAGCAGCCAAAAAACTAGAAGAGGTAGTGAGAAAATCCCCAGATGTAGAAACAGTTTTTACCACAGTTGGTTCTCGTGAGGGTGAGCCGAATAAAGGAACACTGTATGTGAAGCTAAAGGAAGACCGTAAAATCCAGACTGCGGAATTACAAGACCAATTACGCTCAACTTTGCCTAGTCTCCCTGGCGTAACTACCAGTGTGGAAGATATTCAATTTGTTGATACGGGTGGACAAAAACCTCTACAAGTAGCATTAAGCGGTAACGATTTACAAGCTCTCAATCAAACCGCTAAGAAAATTAAAGAGCGCATCGAGAAAATACCCGGATTCGCTGATGTCACAGTTACCGGCGAAACCAATACTCAGGATCAGGTTTTGCAAATTGAACGGCTGAATAATCAACGGGTAGCTTATATCAGCGCTAACTTGGGACAGGATTTATCTCTAGGTAATGCTACTGATAAGATAGTAGCGGAAGCCCAGCCCATCTTACCTGCTGGCATCACATTAAATTTGGGAGGAGATTCGGCACGCCAAAGCGAGGTTTTTGGTAGCTTTGCTTCCACTTTGGCGTTGTCAGCACTGTGCATTATCGTCGTACTAGTTTTATTGTTCAAAAGTTGGATAGACCCAATAGTAATCGGCGTTTCCTTACCTCTGTCCATTGTGGGTGCAATGCTGGCGTTACTCTTTACCAAGAGTGACTTTGGGATGATTTCCCTGATTGGTTTTGTCTTCTTACTGGGGTTAGCCAATAAAAACGCCATTGTCCTAGTAGATTACATCAACCAACTACGTCAAGCTGGCTTAAACCGTACAGAGGCGATTCTCAAGGCAGGCCCGGTACGTTTGCGCCCCATCATCATGACCACCATTTCCACCCTGTTAGGAATGTTACCCATCGCCTTGGGTTTGGGTGCGGGTTCAGAATTGCGATCGCCTATGGCTGTAGCGATCGCTGGTGGACTGGTAACTTCTACCATCCTCAGTTTGATTGTGATACCCGTGGTATACGCCATTTTGGACGATTGGTTTCCCCGGTTTGCCCACAAGGAGAGAAACTAATGCGGGTCTTTGTCACGGGGGCTACGGGTTTTGTTGGTGCTAATCTAGTGCGATTGCTGCTGCAACAAGGATACACGGTCAAAACCCTAGTCCGTCCTCAGAGCAATCTGGGTAATTTACGCGGTTTAGATGTGGAAATTGTCGAAGGAGATTTCGATAATCAGTTCCTTTGGCAACAGATGTCTGGTTGTCGCTATCTGTTTCATGTCGCAGCCCAATACTCCCTGTGGCAAAAAGACCGTGATTTACTCTATCAAAACAATGTCCTCGGAACTTTTCAGGTGTTAGAAGCAGCCCAAAAAGCTGGAATTGAACGTACTGTTTACACCAGTTCCGTAGCCGCTATTGGGGTCAACCCCTCTGGTGAAATTGCAGATGAAACTTATCAAAGTCCCGTAGATAAGCTAATTGGACATTACAAAAAGTCCAAGTTTCTTGCAGAACAGGAAGCTGTACAAGCCGCAGCCAAGGGACAAGATATCGTCATCGTTAACCCCAGCACCCCCATCGGCCCCTGGGATATCAAACCTACACCCACTGGCGATATTATTCTGCGGTTCCTGCGGCGACAAATGCCCGCTTATGTGAATACAGGGCTGAATTTAATCGATGTGCGGGATGTAGCTTGGGGACATTTACTAGCCTTGGAAAAAGGCAAAAGTGGCGATCGCTATATCTTAGGTCATCAAAACCTCAGCCTCCAGCAACTACTTGAGAAACTGGCAGAAATCACAGGTTTACCCGCACCCCAATGGACTGTCCCAGGCTGGTTACCCCTAAGCGTCGCCTGGATGGAAGAAAAGATTCTCGCACCCTTGGGAAAAACTCCCTCAGTCCCTATAGATGGTGTCCGTATGGCACAACAAACCATGTACTACGATGCCTCAAAAGCCGTCAAAGAATTAGGTTTACCCCAATCTCCTGTCGATATTGCCTTGAAAGATGCGGTGAATTGGTTTGTTTCCCAAGGTTATGTCAAGTGAGGTGAAAAAGAGGCAGGGAGAAGAAAACTATTAGCAACTGACAACTGACAACTAACAACTGACTAATGACTATTGAGGAGTAATACAGTGGCGGTTAACTTACAACAAGCGATCGATATTGGTAAGTATTTAGTTACGCAACGTTTTTTAGGACGCAAACGTTTTCCCTTGGTATTGATGCTAGAACCACTGTTTCGCTGTAATCTAGCGTGTTCTGGTTGTGGGAAAATTCAGCATCCTACAGAGATATTGAAACAGAATTTGACTCCCCAACAATGCTTTGCCGCAGTAGATGAATGTGGCGCACCAGTGGTTTCTATTCCTGGGGGAGAACCCCTACTGCATCCCCAGATTGACGAGATTGTCAAGGGTTTAGTTGAACGGAAAAAGTATGTTTATTTGTGTACCAATGGCTTGTTATTGGAAAAGAGCCTAGATAAATTTCAACCCTCCCCCTACTTGACTTTTAGTGTGCATTTAGACGGTTTGCAGGAGTGGCATGATAAATGTGTAGATCGAAAAGGGGTGTTTGATATTGCCGTCAAAGCCATCAAAGCTGCCAAAGCCAAAGGTTTCCGCGTCACCACCAACACGACTATTTTTGAAGGTTGTGATCCCCAGGAAATGCAGGAATTTTTCGATTTCCTAGAAACCCTCAACACTGATGGCATGATGATTTCCCCAGGTTATAGTTACGACTGGGCCCCAGATCAAGACCATTTTCTCAAACGCGAGCAAACACGCGCCCTGTTTCGGGAAATCCTCACACCCTATAAAACTGGCAAGAAAAACTGGAATTTTAACCACAACCCCTTATTTCTAGACTTTCTTGTCGGTGAGAAAGATTACGAATGCACGCCTTGGGGTAGCCCTAGTTATAGCGTTCTCGGTTGGCAAAAACCCTGTTATCTTTTGAATGAAGGACATTACACCAGCTTCAAACAACTGCTAGCAGAAACAGACTGGAGCAAATACGGCCGCGCCAGTGGTAATCCCAAGTGTGCAGATTGCATGGTTCACTGTGGCTACGAACCTACCGCCGCAATGGATGCTATGCAACCGCAAAATATTACCCGTTCTCTTGGGAGTGTGTTTGGTAGATAGTAGGGATGAGGTAATGGGTGCTGGGGATTGGGGAACAGCACTCATAAGATTATTGTTGGCGTAGTCTGTGCTTGTGTATAAAAATCCAAGTATCTGTAGGGTGGGCATTGCCCACCAAAACCATGATACGGTGGGCAATGCCTACTCTAGATGTATTTCAGAAATCAACTATGAACCCTATAGCCCAATACCGTTCAGTTAAGGCTAAAAGAACGTAGGCGCAGCCTTCTCGTAGAGTAACCCAATATCAACAGGCTTTTGTTGGGTTTCGCTATCGCTCTACCCAACCTACATTTCTTCTTAACCGAACCGTATTGCCCTATAGCCAATATTTGGAATAATTAAGGAATTCAATATGGCACAGGCGGAAAACGTAATCGGAACAGAATTAGAACTTTGTTGTTCTTCTCCCGTAACCGGGTTTTATCGTGATGGATTTTGTCAAACAGGGGCTTACGATACTGGGATGCACGTTGTGTGCGCTCAAGTTACAGCAGAATTCTTGGAGTTTACAAAATCTCGTGGTAACGACCTAAGTACATCCTATCCTGAGTATAATTTTCCTGGTTTGCGGCCAGGCGATCGCTGGTGTTTATGTGCAGCTCGTTGGCAAGAAGCACTGGAAGCCGGAGTTGCGCCGCCTGTAATTCTTTCAGCCACCCATGCTAGAGCATTAGAAGTATGTTCTTTAGCTGATTTGAAACAACACGCTCTCATAAATGAGGAGTAGGGAATCAAATTTTCCCCAGTCCCCAATACTTTTGCCGTGACTTTGCCAAAATATACAAAAACTTGTCACAATTTTTGCCAATATAATATATTATTTCCCAAAAAATTCGCTTGGCAAAAATCGGCATGAGTGAAAAAACATTAGAAAGTGGCGGGAAAGCGTTTCTCGTTCTACTTTTGCCAATATCGTTTTTGGTTATTTTCCTGGTTTCTACCTGGAGATTTTTGCTGGCACTGATCGTCCTAGCCATTGGTTTCAAAATTTTCCAGGAATATCAATGGCAACAGTGGTGTCAGCGAGTTAACCCAATTTTCAATCAGTTAATTCGGGAAAACCAAGGCAAAATTACGCCTATGGATTTAGCAATTCGTGGCAATTTTCCCGGCCCGTCCGCAAAACGTTATCTAGACGGTAAAGCTTCAGAATTTGGGGCAAGTTTACTACCAGCTGGAGAAGGCGGTGAAGTTTACTATTTCATCACAGCCAGTATTTTGGGTAGCATACTCGATAGTAGTGAGCCAGTGAAACAGCTGGCATCTCCACCAGTGACGACAGAGGCGCGATCGCTTCTAGCACCACCACCCCCACCAGAACCAGTTCTCGCAGAGCCTGAACCTGAAACTGAACCTGAGGCTGAATTACCGCCACCAGTTACCCATCATGAAGTTAAACCAAATCTGGAAAGACAGCTAATTTTCGGCTCCCTGATTCAATCAGAACTGGCAAAGCGTCTCAATGTATATTCCAGTACGGTGTACAAACGGCGCAATGATCCAGATTTTCCAGAATGGACTCGCAACCGCGATCCTGATGGAATCGCCTGGACTTTTTCCGAAAGAACTAAGGAATTTTTCCCATTAGAAGAAAATTAAGGCAGCAGTGTTTTTATTGGTCATTGCTCAGTCATCGTTAATAAAAACTCCACCCACAAGGGGATGGAGTTTTGTCGGTAGTCAGTCGTCAGTAGTTAGTGGCAAAGATATGTAGAAACCACGCCACTTGCGGGTTGGGGTATTAGACCAGATCCTTTCAACAACTGACAACTGACAACTGACACGCGAAGCTTAATAAACTATTGACTGTGGACTATTGACTATTGGCTGATTAACTTTTAAATTCTAAGCCTATAGCTTCGCTGATGGAATTTAATTCATGTTCTTCTAACTTGGACAGCAACCCGGTTAAAATCTGGCTCACCATCATTGGGCCTTGGTAAATCCAGCCCGTATAAACTTGAATCAGGCTGGCTCCAGCAGTAATTTTTGCCCAAGCATCTTCAGGGGTAAATATGCCCCCAACTCCAATGATGGGAATTTCTCCCTGGGTTTGCTGCCAAATAAAACGAATGATTTCCGTGGAGCGATCGCGCACTGGCGCACCGCTAATTCCTCCAGCTTCTTCTTGGGGTGCCTTGCCTGTTTGCTCAATCACTTGAGTTTTCAGTCCATCACGGCGAATTGTGGTGTTAGTAGCGATAATACCTGCTAACTGGTAGGTTTTAGCCAATCCAATAATGTCAGCGATCGCTTCCCATTCTAAATCCGGTGCTATCTTGACAAATATAGGTTTATGTGAATTATTTTCCTTTTGTAAGACATCCAAGATAGAACTGAGCATTGAGGCATCTTGGAGCGATCGCAAACCCGGAGTATTGGGAGAAGATACATTAACTACAAAATAGTCACCCAACTCCTTGAGTAAGCGAAAACTATTTAAATAATCTTCGGCGGCGGCTTCTAAGGGTGTCACCTTAGATTTACCCAAATTGATACCTATAGGGATGGAAAACTGCCCTTTTTCATCAGCCAAGCGTGCAGCCATCACCGCCGCACCATGATTATTAAAGCCCATGCGGTTAAGAGCAGCTTGATCCAACGGCAAGCGAAACAGACGCGGGGGAGGATTACCAGGTTGTCCGACAAATGTGACTGTTCCCAGTTCCGCAAAGCCAAAACCTAAACTAGACCAAATTCTAGCTGCTACACCATCCTTATCAAAACCAGCAGCCAAACCCACAGGATTGGGAAACCTTAAGCCAAACAAATTCTGCTCCAGCCGAGAATCTTCTAGACAAAGTGACTTTTGTAGGATATTTTGCACCCACTTAGTACTTGTGCGATCGCTTGTGTGTGACAGCCAACTCAAACTCCTCATTGTTTGCTGATGTAACCACTCAGGATCGGCCTTTACCAAATCAAATAAAAGCGGACGAACTGCAAATTTATATATATCCATAGTCAATAGCCAATAATTTTAATTTCCCCAACCCCCAGTCACCGCTCCCTTTCATCCAGAAATATCAATCAATACCCGTAAAGATATTAGTGTGGGTAATTTGGGCATCTTATATATTACAAGTTATGTTGATCAAAAATCAGATGGGGCAGCCACATAAATCGATAGCCGCCGAACAACCAATTCTTGCTTTAGGACGTGTTCTACAAATCCTTAGGGAGGAAGATGATGTTGATGTTCTGATTGAAACTGCTATTAATTACATTCACAGTGAGTTCAACTACAAGCTGATTTGGATTGCTAGTTACGATCGCCTGAAACACACTTTATTTGGTAGAGGGGGTATTGCTCCTGGTAACGACATTAATTTTTTACGCAAACGACTTGTTCTGCAACCAGGGGATTTATTAGAGCAGGTAGTAATTCAACAGTCACCGTTAGGGGTTGCAGATATCCGCAACGAAAAGCGGGCTGGAGAATGGCGAGAAGTTGGCACAAAATTTAACATCCAAGGGACAATCATGCTGCCCATGCGTCATAAAAACAGTTGCATGGGATTACTTTTACTCGGTTCAGAACGTTGGGGTTATTTGCTATCAGAAGATGCTAAAGCTCGTCTGATGATGGTTTTAGGTGAACTAGCAGCCAGTCTCTATCAACAGGAAATAAATTTGCAGCAGAAGCAAATCAAGCGTCCTGATGAGCCGTTATTACAACTACTAGAAAATATCCGTAATCTGAGTAATTTAGAGGAAAGGCTAAAGGCGGTAGTAGAAGCTACCCATAGCTTTGTTTCCCCTAGTCGTACTAATATTTACTGGTTTGAAAGGCAAGGACGCTATTTTTGGTGTCGGATGGGCGATCAATTAGTCAATATTGGTCGGGAAACTAACCGTGAACAGTCAGCCGCAGGTATGACTGTGCAAGACTTAAGTGATTTATATTATGCTTTATCGGTTAATAAAATTATTTGGATTGGTGATGCTCGCAGTTCCTTAGAAGGCCAGTTTACCGCTAAATTGTTGCAACGTCTGCGGGTGCGATCGCTCTTAGCAGCCCCGATTATTTGGCAGAAAGACCTGTTGGGGTTTCTGGCGGTAGAAGGTTATGAACCACGCATTTGGACGGAAGCTGATAAAAATTTTGTTCAAGGCGCGGCGGGGTTCCTCTCCCTTGTAGCTCCCAATGACAAAATAGAAAATATTGTTAAACAAATTCAAGAAGATTCCCAGTTAAGTAGTGAAGTTTCTCAAAGTATCTACACTCACCAAGACTGGAAGGAAACTTTACGGGTTTGTGCTGCTAAAGTATTACATCGTTTCAATGCTACTCGCTTTTTACTTTTACATTACGACCCCGACCAGAATAATTATCAAGTTATTTATCAAACTCAGCCTCACCATCGCCGTCCTCTTAGCTGTAGCTTCGGTTTATTATCGCAGACTGACAGACAGATGTTGAAATCTGCAAATGCTACAGTAGCAGTGGAAAATGTAGAAGCTGATTTACGGTTTTTTAACTGGCGGCCTCTCCTATTAGAACACGGTGTGCGATCGCTGTTAATTTGCAATTGCAATCAAGATCAGAAAGCGGAAGTATTATTAGTTGTCACCCACACCAGCCATCGCAGCTGGACAAACCTAGAAAGGGAACTGCTGTGGGTTGTAAGTCAACAAATAGGGGTAGTTGTCAGACAGTGGCGACTACAAAAGAATAACGAACAACAGCAACAAGTTCTTCAGAGTATCCAGGAATGTCTACGCATTGTAGATGGAAGCGAAAACAGCGAAACTGAGAAAAATTATTTGGAATGTGCAGCACTGAGGCAAATTGCATCTGTGCTTAACTGCCCTTTGGCACTGTTATTGTCTTGGTCACACGGCGAGTCTACAGCAGAAATTATCCCTGGGGTAATTCCCGATAATCAATTTGAAGTTGAAATATCAGCCAAACTTTCCATTCAACATGAAGCTGTAATTCAATGGGCGCTGGTTGAGAATAGTTACTTAAATGTCAGTATAAATCATTTACCTCCAGAAACACGCCAATGGTTACATGGTGAGGGGATCGGGCAAGTTTTATTAATGGCTTTACGAACTGGATCTGATCATCAACCTACGGGAGTCGTATTGTTAGCAGACCATCGAGAACGTCACTGGCCACAGCATCGTCTTGATGCTGGCAAAATTTTAATTGATCAGCTTGCTTGGTTGCGTCGTCAACAACAAATTAGTCAACGTCTAGAGTCTACAACCCAGGATTTACGCCAACTCAATTGGTACAAACATCGACGCTTGGAAAGCATCCAACGCACGACTACCAACTTACTGAAACAAATGTATGATTTGGGCGTTCCTACGAATGATATGGCGCAAACACGGTATCAAGTGTTGCTTAAACAGTTAGACCATACAGTTACTTCCATTACCGGAATGGTAAAACTGGAACAATGGCAGTTACATATAAACTGGGAAACTATGCCCATAGCCAGTTTACTCAAGCGATCGCTCGAACGCATAGATAAATTAGTTCAAGAACAAAAGCTGTGGATTGGTGTCCACGGTTTAGCACAAGCCCACACAGAAAAGGAAGTAACCAACAGTGGTGCATTACTCAAAGGCGTTTCCACCCCAGCTAACCTATCAACAATGGCGATCGCTGGCGATATTGTAAAATTTGAACTAGTCCTTTACGAATTATTACTCGCCGCCTGTCATCGTTCTCCTAACAGCAGCAGAATAGATATCTGGTGTCGTCATATAGATAAGCAATTTTTAGAAGTATCAATTACAGATAACGGCACAATTCCCACAGAATTACTCACAGAAATACAACAGAAAACTCACAACGATATTCTTGCTTTCTGTAATTTTGATCAATCGCCCAACTTAAATTTGTTGATTTGCCAACAACTTATACAACAACTAGGTGGGGAATTAGATATCTATCAATCACCCGATAATCGAGTCGTTAGCCGCTTAGTGCTGCCATTGGCTGAGATTAGTTCTTAATTTTTCATCTCTGCGATAAGTAGAACGGCGTAAATATTTGTAGTTGGGATAAGTCAGTCCCGATGAAACAGATTTCACCGCCAAACAGGAAAGATGTCTTTTTCCTACACCCTTATACCCCTTTCAAGTCAGGAGGCAGGATTGAAAAGGGCTTTAACCTGGTTTACTCTAGAGAATGCCAAGAAAAGGTAAGGGAATTGTTTGAGGAGTAGAATCATCCTGAGTTGCCATCACTGACGTTTAAACACAGCATACTACTCCCACAAAACTTTCAACGTTTAGCCAATTCTGGAGTTTTTCCCTTCAACCCAATCATCAACTTGAGCATAAATGTTTTCAGCACAGGGACACTGCGTAAAAACCATAAACCCAAGCGACGAAGAAACACCAACGGAGGGAATTGGTTAGAGAACATCCGGTCTAACATATCAGTGAACCCTAAAATGGCTAGGTTCTCTTTTTGTCGCCAGCTTTCGTAACGTTTCAAGACCCGAATATTACCAATATCTTCACCAGCTTGATGTGCTTTTTGAATGACTTGGGCTAAAGCGGCGACATCTCGAATACCCAAGTTTAATCCTTGTCCACCCACAGGATGACAATTATGTGCCGCATCGCCAACTAAAGCTAAACGGGGAAGGACATAACGATCGCTTTGCATTAGTTGTACTTGAAAAACGAAGCGATCGCCTAATAATTCCAACTTACCCATTTGCTGCCCAAAGCGTTGGCTAAGTTCTCGTAAAAATTCTTCGTCATTTAAGGCACAAAGGGCTTTTGCTTCATCGTGGGGAGCCGTCCAAACGATGCGGCAACGGTTCTCAGGTAGAGGTAAAATCGCAAAGGGGCCACTAGGCCAAAATCTTTCGTAAGCTGTATCGTTATGGGGTTTCTCTGGCTTAACGAAAGCCACAATGCAAGATTGCCAATACTTCCAGCCATGAGTTTTAATCCCCGCCGCCTGACGAATAGGCGATCGCGATCCATCTGCGGCTACCAGTAATTTGCTACGAATTGTGTTTAATTGATCGGCAATTTTAACAGCGATGACTACTTCATTTGGCTGGTAATTGGTACTCACCACCTCAGCCGGACAAAGATAAGTCACATTTGGGCAATTCTGCACAAACTCCTGTAGAGGTTCCAGTAACGCTTGATGTTCCGCTACATAACCTAATTCTGGTGTCCCTAAATCTGTGCTTTCAAACTCCACCACACCAGGATAATCAGCATCAGAAAGACGGACTTGGCGGTACTTGGCAATCTGAGGCAGAATTTTATCCCAAATACCAATTCCTTGGTAAATTAGGGCTGATAGTAGATGAACTGCGTAGGCTTGACCTTTAGCTACTGCTGCTGATGCAACTTTGGCTTCAATTAGCAGTA comes from the Nostoc sp. PCC 7120 = FACHB-418 genome and includes:
- a CDS encoding FAD-dependent hydroxylase, which codes for MALTQLTQTISPQPTPPELRKYDYDLVIVGGGIVGLTLASALKDSGLNILLIEAKVASAAVAKGQAYAVHLLSALIYQGIGIWDKILPQIAKYRQVRLSDADYPGVVEFESTDLGTPELGYVAEHQALLEPLQEFVQNCPNVTYLCPAEVVSTNYQPNEVVIAVKIADQLNTIRSKLLVAADGSRSPIRQAAGIKTHGWKYWQSCIVAFVKPEKPHNDTAYERFWPSGPFAILPLPENRCRIVWTAPHDEAKALCALNDEEFLRELSQRFGQQMGKLELLGDRFVFQVQLMQSDRYVLPRLALVGDAAHNCHPVGGQGLNLGIRDVAALAQVIQKAHQAGEDIGNIRVLKRYESWRQKENLAILGFTDMLDRMFSNQFPPLVFLRRLGLWFLRSVPVLKTFMLKLMIGLKGKTPELAKR